Proteins encoded by one window of Lycium barbarum isolate Lr01 chromosome 11, ASM1917538v2, whole genome shotgun sequence:
- the LOC132620265 gene encoding ABC transporter B family member 9-like: MAGGREEKVPFYVLFAFADRNDVILMLLGTMAAVASGISKPLMSLIFGDLVNSYGKSDQNNILDQVSGFNSSKSYLTISEVACWMVTGERQATRIKCLYLKTILRQDIAFFDTQGATGEFIERMSGDTILVQEAMGDKVASFTGENLAIEEYNNKLENAQSASATVKQALASGLRLGTILMLIFFSYGLCIWYGAKLIIDKDYKGGDIISVIFAVMLGGGSLGQAAPSLPTFSAGQAAAYKIFETIKRTLKIDSYDPSGILMEDIKGEIELKDVCFKYLARPDVQIFSGFSLYIPSGKTAALVGQSGSGKSTVISLLERFYDPDAGEVLVDGVDIKKFQLKWLRQQMGLVSQEPVLFQTTIRENIMYGKENASEDEIRTAIKLANAAKFIDKLPKGLDTVVGGHGSQISGGQKQRIAIARAILKDPRILLLDEATSALDVESERIVQDALSNIMVHRTTVVVAHRLTTIRNADIIAVVHVGKLVEQGTHDELIKDPDGAYSQLVQMQQKNKPIENTKGKEIEDSNPQKRLSYSKNISGRSRRFSISGSRKFASKGSSSRFSLAYDLGVTGVIDFHGSIRRDDNAENSEYVVDSKKNVSARKLMSLAYLNKPEIPIIVVGTVAAAINGMIFPVFGLLVSTIIKIFYESHHELRKDSRFWSLMFVVIGIVVMIVSPLQSYAFGVAGAKLIQRIRSMTFAKLVYQEISWFDDPANSRMIFWLVFEDETGARLSSDASTIRNMVGDALATIVQNVSTVVTGIVIAIIANWILALITLAIMPLLVVGYIQIKLLQESNPDAELMNEEASQVANDAIGSITTVSSFCSEEKVMEMYQRKSEGPLKRGVKTGLVSGVGIGFSNFVLFCLYALSFYLGAILVKHDKAKFSEVFKVFFALTMASVGLSVLSNLPSDLSKSKGAAASIFEILESKPRIDSSNSEGIKLDVIVGNIELQHISFKYPTRPDMQIFRDLSLSIEHELDKTVALVGESGSGKSTVISLLERFYDPDQGNIYLDGVEIRKLNLRWLRQQMGLVGQEPILFNETISSNIAYGRQGEVTEEEIISVAKASNAHNFISSLPNGYKTTVGERGLQLFGGQKQRIAIARAILKDPKILLLDEATSALDTESKRIGQEALDRVMVNRTTVVIAHRMTTVKNADVIAVFQNGVVAEKGTHDVLLNTPQGIYASLVALQSGST, translated from the exons ATGGCAGGAGGAAGAGAGGAGAAAGTTCCATTTTATGTGCTTTTTGCATTTGCAGACAGAAATGATGTAATTTTAATGTTGTTGGGAACGATGGCGGCTGTTGCTTCTGGGATTTCAAAGCCATTGATGTCTCTTATATTTGGTGACCTTGTTAACTCGTATGGCAAATCTGATCAAAACAACATTCTTGATCAAGTTTCTGGG TTTAACTCTTCTAAGTCTTATTTAACCATTTCAGAGGTAGCATGTTGGATGGTCACCGGAGAACGACAAGCGACTCGAATAAAATGCTTATACTTGAAAACAATCTTAAGACAGGATATTGCATTCTTCGATACTCAAGGAGCAACGGGGGAATTTATTGAAAGAATGTCGGGAGACACTATCCTAGTTCAAGAAGCCATGGGTGACAAG GTTGCTTCTTTCACAGGAGAGAATTTGGCAATAGAAGAATATAATAATAAGCTGGAAAATGCTCAAAGCGCTAGCGCTACTGTCAAACAAGCGTTGGCTTCAGGACTCAGACTTGGCACGATACTAATGCTTATCTTCTTTAGTTATGGACTTTGCATATGGTATGGAGCTAAATTGATCATAGATAAAGATTACAAAGGTGGCGACATTATAAGTGTAATTTTCGCTGTTATGCTAGGTGGAGG TTCACTAGGTCAAGCAGCTCCGAGTTTGCCCACATTTTCAGCGGGCCAGGCTGCAGCATACAAGATATTCGAGACTATTAAACGTACACTGAAAATAGATTCATATGATCCTAGTGGGATTCTAATGGAAGATATTAAAGGGGAAATTGAGCTGAAAGATGTGTGCTTCAAGTATCTAGCAAGACCCGACGTGCAAATATTTTCTGGATTCTCGTTATATATTCCTAGTGGTAAAACAGCAGCCTTAGTTGGGCAAAGTGGAAGCGGAAAATCAACGGTTATTAGTCTGCTAGAGAGATTCTATGACCCCGATGCTGGTGAAGTACTTGTAGACGGAGTTGATATTAAGAAATTTCAACTCAAGTGGTTGAGGCAGCAAATGGGGCTAGTAAGTCAAGAGCCCGTCTTATTCCAAACTACTATTAGGGAAAATATAATGTATGGGAAAGAAAATGCCAGTGAGGACGAGATCAGAACGGCGATCAAGCTCGCTAATGCAgctaaatttattgacaagcttCCGAAG GGGCTGGACACAGTGGTCGGTGGGCATGGTTCTCAGATATCTGGTGGACAAAAGCAAAGAATCGCCATCGCGAGGGCCATTTTGAAAGATCCAAGAATTCTTCTACTAGACGAAGCGACTAGTGCTTTGGATGTGGAATCGGAACGCATTGTACAAGATGCTCTAAGTAATATTATGGTACATAGGACGACTGTGGTTGTTGCCCATCGCTTGACGACCATTAGAAATGCTGATATCATCGCAGTAGTGCATGTCGGGAAATTGGTTGAACAAG GAACACATGATGAGTTGATCAAAGATCCTGACGGAGCATATTCTCAACTTGTTCAAATGCAGCAAAAGAACAAACCCATCGAGAACACCAAAGGAAAAGAAATTGAGGACTCGAATCCACAAAAACGTCTGAGTTACTCGAAGAACATTTCTGGTAGGAGTCGGAGATTCTCTATTTCAGGTAGTAGGAAGTTTGCGAGCAAAGGATCGAGCAGTAGATTTTCCTTAGCGTATGACTTGGGAGTTACTGGAGTCATTGATTTCCATGGAAGTATCAGAAGGGATGATAATGCTGAAAACAGTGAGTATGTTGTAGATAGTAAGAAAAACGTTTCTGCTCGAAAGCTAATGTCACTTGCATATCTAAATAAGCCCGAGATTCCCATAATAGTAGTGGGAACCGTAGCTGCTGCCATAAATGGTATGATTTTCCCTGTATTCGGTCTTCTGGTATCGACGATTATTAAAATCTTTTATGAATCACATCACGAGCTTCGAAAGGATTCTCGATTTTGGTCTCTGATGTTTGTGGTTATCGGAATTGTTGTCATGATTGTTTCGCCTTTGCAAAGTTATGCATTTGGTGTTGCTGGTGCAAAATTGATCCAACGAATACGTTCCATGACGTTTGCCAAGTTGGTGTACCAAGAGATTAGTTGGTTCGACGACCCTGCAAACTCAAG AATGATTTTTTGGTTAGTTTTTGAAGACGAGACTG GTGCAAGACTATCTAGTGATGCTTCGACTATCCGGAATATGGTGGGAGACGCATTAGCAACGATAGTTCAAAATGTTTCCACTGTTGTAACTGGAATAGTGATAGCTATTATAGCGAATTGGATTCTTGCACTTATAACACTCGCGATAATGCCTCTTCTAGTTGTGGGGTACATACAGATCAAACTTTTGCAAGAGTCGAATCCTGATGCCGAG TTAATGAATGAAGAAGCAAGTCAAGTTGCAAATGATGCTATTGGGAGCATTACAACTGTCTCATCGTTTTGTTCGGAAGAGAAAGTGATGGAAATGTATCAAAGGAAATCGGAAGGTCCTTTGAAACGAGGAGTGAAAACCGGACTTGTTAGTGGAGTTGGTATAGGCTTCAGTAATTTCGTGCTGTTCTGCCTTTACGCGTTATCATTCTACCTTGGAGCCATTCTCGTGAAGCATGACAAAGCAAAATTTTCAGAAGTCTTTAAG GTCTTTTTTGCTTTAACGATGGCATCGGTTGGGCTTTCTGTTCTTAGCAACCTTCCCTCTGATCTGAGTAAAAGTAAAGGAGCTGCTGCATCAATATTTGAAATACTCGAGAGCAAACCGAGAATTGATTCAAGTAACAGTGAGGGGATCAAATTAGATGTTATCGTAGGCAATATCGAACTCCAGCATATTAGCTTTAAATACCCCACAAGACCGGACATGCAAATCTTCAGAGACTTGAGCTTGAGCATAGAACATGAACTcgacaaa ACAGTTGCGCTCGTAGGAGAAAGTGGTTCCGGGAAGTCAACGGTGATAAGCCTGCTCGAACGATTTTATGATCCCGATCAAGGTAACATATATCTCGACGGAGTCGAAATCAGGAAGTTAAATTTAAGGTGGTTGAGGCAACAAATGGGATTGGTAGGTCAAGAGCCAATACTATTCAATGAAACAATAAGTTCTAATATTGCTTATGGTAGACAAGGAGAAGTAACAGAGGAAGAGATCATTTCAGTCGCAAAGGCATCAAATGCACATAACTTCATATCTTCATTGCCTAATGGTTATAAAACCACAGTTGGAGAAAGAGGGCTTCAATTATTCGGTGGTCAAAAGCAAAGAATCGCGATCGCGAGGGCCATACTAAAGGATCCGAAAATACTTCTGCTCGATGAGGCGACTAGCGCGCTTGATACAGAGTCGAAACGTATCGGGCAAGAAGCGTTGGATCGAGTGATGGTGAATAGGACGACCGTCGTCATTGCGCATCGGATGACCACGGTTAAAAATGCTGATGTTATTGCAGTATTTCAAAATGGTGTTGTTGCTGAAAAAGGAACACATGATGTGCTCTTGAACACTCCTCAAGGGATATATGCTTCTTTGGTTGCACTTCAATCAGGATCAACTTAA
- the LOC132618540 gene encoding uncharacterized protein LOC132618540 yields the protein MPSGAKKRKAAKKKKKLGGNNNAQSSKSATVTNSHSHGEEDLRPGDNKETDGGEVSHLASQDHQLEISHSKSSIDENKSNAVKNGDKKAKLVAKGDGGSIQVERESKLEGESTSHNNNIEHAGPVRFPHEGGLRRRSSSSSKPAMSEDIVQVATSASDIDALTLHPIGSSKQENEKRKLGVMDEKTRASDVFVSTGLKKRDGEAVATSDAKPSVDLKDDDKLELSYDAPTVDASVHGGDINGSPHDHQPPIALGPRPAQTTSWKSCCGLFELFAGSNK from the exons ATGCCATCAGGTGCCAAGAAGCGAAAAGCtgcaaagaaaaagaagaaattgGGAGGAAATAATAACGCTCAATCATCCAAGTCTGCTACTGTTACTAATTCTCACTCTCATG GTGAGGAGGATTTAAGACCCGGTGATAATAAAGAGACCGATGGTGGGGAGGTTAGTCACCTTGCATCTCAAGATCACCAATTGGAAATTTCACATAGTAAATCGTCCATTGATGAGAACAAATCAAATGCCGTGAAAAATGGAGACAAGAAAGCGAAATTAGTAGCAAAAGGAGACGGAGGTAGCATTCAGGTCGAAAGAGAATCGAAGCTTGAGGGTGAATCTACGAGCCATAACAATAACATTGAGCATGCGGGACCCGTGAGATTCCCTCATGAAGGCGGCTTACGAAGGAGGTCAAGTAGCAGCAGCAAGCCTGCTATGTCGGAGGACATAGTTCAAGTGGCCACAAGCGCTTCAGACATTGATGCGTTGACCTTACATCCCATCGGGTCATCCAAGCAGGAAAATGAGAAGAGAAAATTGGGTGTTATGGATGAGAAAACCAGAGCTTCAGACGTTTTTGTGAGTACGGGATTAAAGAAAAGGGACGGTGAAGCTGTAGCAACTTCAGATGCAAAGCCCTCCGTGGATCTAAAAGATGACGACAAACTAGAGCTTTCGTACGATGCGCCTACAGTTGATGCCAGCGTTCATGGAGGTGACATCAACGGTTCTCCCCATGACCATCAG CCACCAATAGCTTTGGGTCCACGACCAGCGCAAACTACTTCCTGGAAGAGTTGCTGTGGCTTGTTTGAGCTGTTTGCAGGATCAAATAAATAA